From one Flavobacteriales bacterium genomic stretch:
- a CDS encoding RNA polymerase sigma factor yields MTIAEFNAAVDAHADGLYRFALKHLRDTDHAKDVVQESFARLWARVDQVDGAKAKSYLFTTAHHAIVDETRKGGRVRRMEEHHADLQHTSMAQPDLKAVLDAALAALPPIQRSVVLLRDLEGYTYEEIAELTGLNLPQVKVYIYRGRTALKDHIGQLDLVL; encoded by the coding sequence ATGACCATCGCTGAATTCAACGCCGCCGTGGACGCGCATGCTGATGGCCTGTACCGCTTCGCTTTGAAGCACCTGCGCGATACTGACCACGCGAAGGATGTGGTGCAGGAGAGCTTCGCCCGGCTCTGGGCCAGGGTGGATCAGGTGGACGGGGCCAAGGCGAAGAGTTATCTGTTCACGACCGCGCACCACGCCATCGTCGATGAGACCCGCAAGGGTGGTCGCGTGCGAAGGATGGAAGAGCACCATGCGGACCTTCAGCACACGAGCATGGCCCAGCCAGACCTGAAGGCCGTGCTCGATGCCGCGCTGGCAGCGCTTCCGCCGATCCAGCGCAGCGTGGTGCTGCTTCGCGACCTCGAGGGCTACACCTACGAGGAGATCGCGGAGCTCACCGGGTTGAATCTGCCGCAGGTGAAAGTGTACATCTACCGCGGCCGTACAGCACTCAAGGACCACATCGGCCAACTCGACTTGGTGCTATGA
- a CDS encoding glycosyltransferase: MKLQVGLRHHRRPVESPMRPWSRQRNARLTFAAMDASLHGGQRTRGIAPEQRDDAPLVSIVTVVFNGAATLERTIQSVLAQSYPNIEYIIVDGGSTDGTLEIIRRYEDRLSYWESARDKGIYDGMNKGVALCTGEWVGLINADDWYAPHSVERAMGAVRGKSGINIVHGDIWLEYPNGHSKVKRARLNGFLLKYWEMVLNHPSFFVRRSYYATHPFDISIKVSGDHKWTVDAWMETPRQFLYLAEPLAHFTAGGASMRVPLGRMLREGRLVSRAIGHGPFGVALSQLVRLALYVPQGLKLLFNQHVSPLAGKQQ; encoded by the coding sequence ATGAAGTTACAGGTGGGCCTGCGGCATCACCGCCGACCTGTTGAAAGCCCTATGCGCCCCTGGAGCAGGCAACGCAATGCACGGTTGACCTTTGCCGCAATGGACGCCTCACTGCACGGAGGGCAGCGCACGCGCGGGATCGCTCCCGAACAGCGCGATGATGCGCCCCTGGTGAGCATCGTGACAGTCGTATTCAACGGAGCGGCCACGCTGGAGCGCACCATCCAGAGCGTGTTGGCGCAATCGTACCCGAACATCGAGTACATCATCGTCGATGGCGGGAGCACCGATGGCACGCTGGAGATCATTCGCCGCTATGAGGACCGGCTTTCCTATTGGGAGAGCGCGCGTGACAAGGGCATCTACGACGGCATGAACAAGGGTGTGGCGCTCTGCACCGGCGAATGGGTGGGGCTGATCAATGCGGATGACTGGTACGCGCCGCATAGCGTGGAGCGCGCCATGGGCGCGGTGCGCGGCAAGAGCGGCATCAACATCGTGCATGGCGACATCTGGCTCGAGTACCCTAATGGGCACAGCAAGGTGAAGCGGGCACGCCTGAACGGATTCCTGCTGAAGTATTGGGAGATGGTGCTCAATCATCCTTCGTTCTTCGTTCGGCGCAGCTACTATGCCACGCATCCGTTCGACATCTCCATCAAGGTGAGCGGCGACCACAAGTGGACGGTTGACGCGTGGATGGAAACGCCGCGGCAGTTCCTCTACCTCGCCGAGCCGCTGGCGCATTTCACGGCGGGCGGCGCCAGCATGCGCGTGCCCTTGGGCAGGATGCTGCGCGAAGGACGCTTGGTGAGCCGCGCCATTGGCCATGGGCCCTTCGGCGTGGCGCTGAGCCAGCTGGTGAGGCTCGCGCTCTATGTGCCTCAAGGGCTCAAGCTGCTCTTCAACCAGCACGTCTCACCTTTGGCGGGCAAGCAGCAGTGA
- a CDS encoding serine acetyltransferase, which yields MASAWNIFQDWAAGKGNPKSRLVMLLFRIAHLLRQSPFTFILFLPYFISYRIGVEWFLCIELPWKTRIGPGFRIEHGQALVVNDGTVFGANCIVRNSCTIGNKQLKDGSYSRAPRFGDRVDIGANAVIIGPITIGDDVAIGAGAVVVKDVPAKCASIGNPARNVPRG from the coding sequence ATGGCCAGCGCGTGGAACATCTTCCAGGACTGGGCGGCCGGCAAGGGCAACCCCAAGAGCCGGCTGGTGATGCTGCTGTTCCGCATCGCGCACCTGCTGCGCCAGAGCCCCTTCACGTTCATCCTCTTCCTGCCCTACTTCATATCGTACCGCATCGGCGTGGAGTGGTTCCTGTGCATCGAGCTGCCTTGGAAGACGCGCATCGGACCGGGCTTCCGCATAGAGCATGGCCAAGCGCTGGTGGTGAACGACGGCACCGTATTCGGCGCGAATTGCATCGTGCGCAACAGCTGCACCATCGGCAACAAGCAACTGAAGGACGGCAGCTACAGCCGTGCGCCCCGCTTCGGCGACCGTGTGGACATCGGTGCCAATGCCGTGATCATCGGGCCCATCACCATCGGCGATGATGTGGCCATCGGAGCGGGCGCGGTGGTGGTGAAGGACGTGCCCGCAAAATGCGCTTCAATCGGGAACCCAGCGCGCAATGTGCCGCGGGGCTGA